The sequence ATGAATTGTCAGCTAATGGTGAAACAAGTTTTGAAACTCGTAAGCGTCTGGCAGCAAAAGTTTTCCGTCACACAGCAGCTTACGATGCCCTCATCGCTGAATATTTCACTGCTCAAGTGGGTGAAGAAAAACCTGAAAAACTCACCTTGACCTATGACCTCAAGCAGCCAATGCGCTACGGTGAAAATCCACAGCAGGATGCGGATTTCTACCAAAAAGCTTTGCCAACTGCTTATTCTATTGCCTCTGCTAAGCAGCTTAACGGTAAAGAATTGTCCTTCAACAATATCCGCGATGCAGATGCAGCTATCCGTATCATTCGCGACTTCAAAGACCGTCCAACTGTTGTGGCGCTCAAGCACATGAATCCATGTGGTATCGGTCAGGCTGATGACATTGAAACCGCTTGGGACTACGCTTATGAGGCGGATCCAGTATCAATCTTCGGTGGTATCGTGGTGCTTAACCGTGAGGTTGATGCAGCGACAGCTGAGAAGATGCATGCTATTTTTCTTGAAATCATCATTGCACCATCTTACACAGACGAAGCGCTAGCTATTCTCACAACCAAAAAGAAAAATCTGCGTATTCTGCAACTACCATTTGATGCTCAAGCAGCCAGCGAGGCTGAAAAAGAGTATACTGGCGTGGTTGGTGGACTCCTTGTGCAAAATCAAGATGTGGTCAAGGAAAATCCAGTCGATTGGAAGGTCGTTACCAAGCGCCAGCCAACTAAAACGGAAGAAACTGCTCTTGAATTTGCTTGGAAAGCCATCAAATATGTTAAGTCTAATGGCATTATCGTGACCAATGACCACATGACCCTTGGTGTCGGTCCGGGTCAGACTAATCGTGTCGCTTCTGTTCGGATAGCCATTGACCAAGCCAAAGAACATCTTGACGGGGCTGTTCTTGCTTCTGATGCTTTCTTCCCATTTGCCGATAACGTCGAAGAAATCGCAGCCGCGGGTATCAAAGCCATCATTCAACCCGGCGGTTCCGTCCGCGACCAAGAGTCTATCGATATGGCTGATAGATACGGCATTGCCATGGTATTTACGGGTGTGAGACATTTTAGACATTGATGGGTATTTAAAAATTAGCTCATTATCAACTGTAATGAATGACTTATGGCTAACAACGAGAGGAGATGCAAGTCGTCTTCTCTTTTTGTATATCTAAAACAATGAGCATTTTAGTTTTCGAAATGATTAAAACGG comes from Streptococcus troglodytae and encodes:
- the purH gene encoding bifunctional phosphoribosylaminoimidazolecarboxamide formyltransferase/IMP cyclohydrolase — translated: MTTKRALISVSDKAGIVDFAQELKNLGWEIVSTGGTKVALDKAGIATIAIDDVTGFPEMMDGRVKTLHPNIHGGLLARRDLDSHVSAMKEHGITPIDLVVVNLYPFKETILKPDVTYADAVENIDIGGPSMLRSAAKNHASVTVVVDPADYALVLDELSANGETSFETRKRLAAKVFRHTAAYDALIAEYFTAQVGEEKPEKLTLTYDLKQPMRYGENPQQDADFYQKALPTAYSIASAKQLNGKELSFNNIRDADAAIRIIRDFKDRPTVVALKHMNPCGIGQADDIETAWDYAYEADPVSIFGGIVVLNREVDAATAEKMHAIFLEIIIAPSYTDEALAILTTKKKNLRILQLPFDAQAASEAEKEYTGVVGGLLVQNQDVVKENPVDWKVVTKRQPTKTEETALEFAWKAIKYVKSNGIIVTNDHMTLGVGPGQTNRVASVRIAIDQAKEHLDGAVLASDAFFPFADNVEEIAAAGIKAIIQPGGSVRDQESIDMADRYGIAMVFTGVRHFRH